Within the bacterium genome, the region GCGAAGAGCCCGAAGGCCGCGCCCGGGTTGTCCACGCGCGTGATGCGCAGCATGCCGCCGAGGTAGCTGTCCCGCCAGAGGCCGGCGGTGACCAGGTACTTCGTTAGCAGGTCGGCGGCCAGCACCGCCAGGACCGTGGCGACGAAGAGCCCCCAGTCGGTGCTAGGCCTTCTCGAGCTCAACCGTGACCTCCTCGCCGCCGAGCTGGTAGACCTCGCGGGCGCCGGCGCCCCCCAGACCCTCCGCCACGGCGAGGGCGAGGACCTCCTCGGCCAGACGTCCGCCGTGCTCGGCAAGCGTCGCCCGGGTCAGCGCCCCGCCCGTCCAGCGCAGGCGGACGCGGTCGGAGACGGCGAGCCCCGCGCTCTTGCGCAGGTTCTGGACGCGGTTGACGAGCTCGCGCAGGTGGCCCTCGCGCAGCAGCGCCTCGTCGAGCGTCAGGTCGAGGGCCCCGGCGAGGGCGCCCTCCAGCCCCACGGCGAAGTTCCCCAGGGGCTCGACAAGGAAGTCCAGCTCCTCGCGGGCGAGGCTGAAGCTCTGGCCCTGCGCGCTGACGCTCAGCGAGCCCTCGCGGTAGCCGGCGAGCACGGCGGCCGGCGGCAGTGCGGCCAGCGCTTCGGCCACCGCTTTCATCGCGCCGCCCAGGCGCGGGCCGAGCAGCTTGAAGCGCGGCTTGACGACGAAGCGCATCCGCTCGCCCGGGTCGGCGAGCTGGACCACCTGCTTCACGTTCAGCTCGTCGAGGATCAGCTCGCTGAGCTCGCCGTCGGCGAGCACGCGCGCGAGCGCCGCGCCGCCACCGGCGACGGCGAAGCCCGGCAGGGGCTGGCGCGTGCGCTGGCCCGAGAGGTTGCGCAGGGTGCGGCCGAGGCCGACCACGGCGAGCACGCCCGCCATCGCCTCCTCGAGCGCCTCGTCGCGGCGCGCGGGCGCCGGGCGCGGGTAGCTCGCCAGGTGGACGCTCGTCGGGTCCTCGCCCGCGAGATCCGCCCCGTGCAGG harbors:
- a CDS encoding signal peptidase II, with product MSSRRPSTDWGLFVATVLAVLAADLLTKYLVTAGLWRDSYLGGMLRITRVDNPGAAFGLFA